From the genome of Aspergillus fumigatus Af293 chromosome 1, whole genome shotgun sequence, one region includes:
- a CDS encoding something about silencing 10 family protein — MAKKRKAGGRPAKENSAQETERTKFALEERFDDSEDEFQAGRDHILLEEAPEAKRRRKMIEQEEALQPSDEEIMGYESMDEDDLDDEEDYDEDVYEDEDDDDYMGLGLSKAKKSRRGGSPGSDVSEDEEGIAAWGTSKKDLYNADQIETEADALEEEAEAKRLQQKHLQAMNEEDFGFDETEWVESDKKEDAEDEAGVVTEVLPQVEITDDMSSEEKLKILKTRYPEFEPLAKDFADLRTKHAELEKAAKAVKAPEDEEAILGPAPAPVIKFRALSAYLGAISMYFMLLSSSQDASGKPCPLPPAQLRAHPVMGSLVKFKKLWETVKDLSVPEPPKEDATKRHESKQHSEAPLSTTKEQVGKNKQEQESEKKKKKKKNEKKQSKAQRAAEAAQAEAEARRAEKLRETEANLADLSKLVTEPIKKRKSRKQKSARDAEDSDFGDEDALTAKEAEEKARQKRSLRFYTSQLAQKANKRNAAGRDAGGDADLPYRERLKDRQARLNAEAEKRGKQRPDKMEQLGGDSDEEDHRLAKEVRGEGAGTDDDEYYDMVAARSKQKKDEKKARAEAYAAAAREGGRVEIQEEVGPDGKRAITYQIEKNKGLAPKRNKDSRNPRVKKRKKFEEKKKKLGSIRQLYKGGEGPGGYGGELTGIKKNLVKSVKL, encoded by the exons ATGGCTAAGAAAAGGAAGGCCGGCGGTCGTCCTGCAAAGGAGAATTCTGCTCAGGAGACTGAGCGCACAAAGTTTGCTCTCGAAGAAAGGTTCGACGATTCCGAGGATGAGTTCCAAGCGGGCCGCGACCACATTTTGCTTGAAGAAGCCCCGGAGGCAAAGAGACGAAGAAAGATGATAGAGCAAG AGGAAGCGCTTCAGCCATCCGATGAGGAGATCATGGGCTACGAGTCTATGGACGAAGACGAcctggacgacgaggaagattacgatgaagatgtctatgaagatgaggatgacgatgattaCATGGGGCTAGGCTTGTCGAAGGCCAAAAAGTCCCGCCGTGGCGGCAGCCCTGGCTCGGATGTttcagaagatgaggagggcaTTGCTGCTTGGGGAACGTCCAAGAAGGATCTTTACAACGCCGACCAAATTGAGACTGAAGCGGATGCGCTCGAAGAAGAGGCGGAAGCAAAGCGACTTCAACAGAAGCACCTACAAGCCATGAACGAGGAAGACTTTGGCTTTGACGAAACAGAATGGGTTGAATCTGACAAaaaggaagatgcagaagatgaggCTGGTGTGGTAACGGAGGTTCTGCCGCAGGTGGAGATTACAGACGACATGAGCTCAGAAGAGAAACTCAAAATCCTAAAGACGAGATATCCCGAGTTCGAACCATTGGCGAAAGATTTTGCCGATCTTCGAACAAAACATGCCGAGCTAGAAAAAGCTGCCAAGGCCGTGAAGGCGccggaagacgaggaagcgATATTGGGACCAGCTCCGGCTCCCGTCATCAAATTCCGTGCTCTGTCAGCTTACCTTGGAGCGATTAGCATGTACTTCATGCTCTTATCGTCATCCCAGGACGCATCTGGAAAGCCATGTCCCCTGCCGCCCGCTCAACTACGAGCTCACCCAGTCATGGGGTCATTAGtcaagttcaagaagctctggGAAACGGTCAAGGATCTTTCCGTTCCCGAACCCCCCAAGGAGGATGCTACGAAGAGGCACGAGAGCAAGCAGCACTCAGAGGCCCCTCTATCGACAACCAAGGAGCAAGTCGGGAAGAAcaagcaagagcaagaatcagagaagaagaagaagaagaagaagaacgaaAAGAAGCAATCTAAAGCGCAGCGCGCAGCCGAGGCCGCACAGGCGGAAGCCGAAGCCCGCAGAGCAGAGAAGCTGCGCGAGACAGAAGCGAACCTTGCAGACCTTTCGAAACTCGTCACGGAGCCcatcaagaagcgcaagagcCGAAAACAGAAGTCAGCACGGGACGCCGAAGACTCCGActttggtgatgaggatgctCTTACCGCCAAGGAggccgaagaaaaagccaGGCAGAAACGCTCGCTGCGTTTCTACACCTCCCAACTTGCACAGAAGGCCAACAAGCGCAATGCAGCTGGCCgagatgctggtggtgatgcGGATCTGCCTTATCGCGAACGGTTGAAGGATCGTCAGGCTCGCTTGAACGCCGAAGCCGAGAAACGTGGTAAGCAAAGACCAGACAAGATGGAGCAGCTTGGCGGCGACAgtgatgaggaagaccaTCGGCTGGCCAAGGAGGTCAGGGGCGAAGGGGCCGGAACCGACGATGACGAATATTACGATATGGTCGCGGCCCGctccaagcagaagaaggacgAAAAGAAGGCGCGCGCAGAGGCTTATGCGGCCGCAGCCCGCGAAGGTGGACGCGTGGAGATCCAAGAGGAGGTTGGGCCAGACGGCAAACGTGCCATCACCTAccagatcgagaagaatAAGGGTCTTGCGCCGAAGCGCAATAAGGATTCTCGCAACCCCCGTgtcaagaagaggaagaagttcgaagagaagaagaagaagctcggCAGTATCCGCCAGCTTTATAAGGGAGGTGAAGGTCCTGGTGGCTACGGTGGTGAACTTACTGGTATCAAGAAGAACCTGGTCAAGAGTGTCAAGCTATAG